Proteins from a genomic interval of Pseudomonas sp. RC10:
- a CDS encoding NAD(P)H-binding protein yields the protein MTVSPSNLRAAHTPRIAISGATGRVGAQLINSLISDPVKLLALTRTPAKTRFPSGVDVASIDFDQPDTLPQALDGVDTMFLAHGTSDRQVDNEIALIDAAVVAGVTHIVKLSAMGPATPLNPFAWHMRIEAHLAIQPVASTVLRPTAFADVLKRAGAQVANGTWGGSAGNGAVNFIDTRDVAQAARVALLEEVSTRSQRAYHLTGPRAWTMQDIAAELTRLLQRPVAYHQRSATEHRAMLIREGASALMADLLSGMDLMYHESALSEITLTVEQMTGQSPRDLSDWLIENISLFR from the coding sequence ATGACTGTTTCACCGTCCAACCTTCGCGCCGCACACACGCCTCGCATCGCCATTTCCGGCGCCACCGGCCGGGTCGGTGCGCAGTTGATCAATAGTCTGATCAGCGACCCTGTCAAGCTCCTCGCTCTCACGCGAACGCCGGCCAAAACCCGGTTTCCATCCGGAGTCGACGTCGCGAGCATTGACTTCGACCAGCCGGACACACTGCCCCAGGCACTTGATGGCGTCGACACGATGTTCCTGGCACACGGCACTTCAGATCGCCAGGTCGACAATGAAATTGCACTGATTGACGCGGCGGTCGTGGCGGGCGTGACGCATATCGTCAAGCTCTCGGCGATGGGGCCGGCGACACCGCTCAACCCATTCGCCTGGCACATGCGCATCGAGGCCCATCTGGCGATCCAGCCTGTGGCATCTACCGTTCTGCGGCCCACGGCCTTCGCTGACGTACTCAAACGCGCTGGGGCTCAGGTGGCGAATGGAACCTGGGGCGGATCGGCAGGCAACGGAGCAGTCAACTTCATCGACACCCGGGATGTCGCGCAGGCCGCCAGGGTCGCCTTGCTCGAAGAGGTCAGTACGCGCTCCCAGCGGGCTTATCACCTGACAGGGCCTCGCGCCTGGACGATGCAAGACATTGCTGCTGAGCTGACCCGCCTGCTACAGCGGCCGGTTGCTTACCATCAGCGCTCTGCAACCGAGCATCGCGCAATGCTGATCAGAGAAGGCGCATCAGCGCTGATGGCCGATCTTCTGAGCGGTATGGACTTGATGTATCACGAATCGGCGCTGTCGGAGATCACCTTGACTGTTGAACAGATGACAGGCCAATCGCCGCGCGATTTATCAGACTGGTTGATCGAGAACATCAGCCTGTTCCGCTGA